The Pirellulales bacterium genome segment CCTCGACGAACAAGATATTCACCGAAATCAGAAACGGAACGAGGAAGTAGGTGCCAAAAATACTCTCATTTCCAAAAATCGGGTGAAACGACACGCACAGGTAATACGCCCGCAAGCAGACGCACACGCCGAGCATGCCGAACAACACCCATGGGTATAGCGGCCAGCGCCAGGGGCTGCCGTTGTCGTTGACGTAAGCAGGCCCACGGCGGATGGCCGGAACGAGCGTCAAGAACACGGCGCCGGCCGCGGCCGAGAACCCGAACAGCGCCCAATACAGCGAAGCGTCGGGCGGATGGTCCAAGAGCGGGCTCATCGCCAGCGGATAGAGGAAAAACAACCCCAGCACCGCGTAATAGGGAACTCGAAACAGCGCCGGTAGCCGCAGCGGCAAGCTGCGCAGCACCCCTTCGCTTACCAGCAGGGCAAACAAAAACCCGGCGAGCACGAACGACACGCCGTGTTGCTCCTCGGCGTTCAAAACCGGGTCAAGACTCACCGAAATCGCCAGGAACATCAGCACCACCACCAGCAAGATGCTCCGCGCATCTTCCCAGACGTGCCCCAGTCGAATGATCAGCCAGGCGGTCAGCGCCAAGAGCAACGTATAGGCAGCCAGTCCCAACGCAATGATACCGGCCTCGACCAGCGCCGCCTCCTGGCTGAACGATTGCCACAAGCCGGAAAAGACCAACAGCGCACTGATGATGTAGAACGGGTTGTGATTGTAGAGGAAGCGCACCAGCTGCGCTAGTTCCTCTCCGGCATGAGGTTGCTTGATTCGCACAGATTGCGGTTGCGTTGGCGGTGACGCGGTCGCGGCAACGGATTCGATCGGCGCAGGCTGAACATGCTCGTCCATAGCACACCAAACCTTTCCCAAAGGTGAAATGAGACGATAACGGGTACGAATGAAAGGGGATGAAAACGTCTCGCGGACGAAGATTTCCGATCAGGCCTGGCGCGAGCGCAGCGTCGAGCGCCCGACCATCGACAGGCGCTAAATCGCGCGCTGTGTTGGGATAATCGAAATGAATGTTCCGAAGTGGTGTGAACGGGCGCGCCCGGCGAGAGTGTGATCGAACTCACGGATGGGAATGATCCCGCCGGCGAACCTCTATCCCGATTCTGCCGCTCTGCCGTGATAACCGCAAGAAAAAAACGCGCAGATGCACGCGACGGCGCAAGTCACCGCTGACGATTCGCGCGAGAATCGATTGCGCGAAAATATTCGCGCGCTACAGCACTTGGGTGTGCCGTGGGTGTCACGACGTTTGGAGCGCGCTAGCGAGCCGTGGCAAATGGGACGCTGGTCGATGCCGCTCTGATTCTTGCATCAACGCCGACCGGGAGCGGTGCGTCTCATGACCGCGCGAGCGCAACGAAAAAGCCGCCCGAAGGCGGCTTAGTCGGATCATTGGATGACCGACGGTATCCGGTCGTTTTTCAGCCTCGTGCGTCCTGCCACATCCCTGGCAGGACGCCAACGACACTTCGTTCTAGCGTGGCCCGCGGGCATGCTACCTAAGCGCGGCGGCGTCGCCACGCGGCAATGGCACCGCAACCCAACGCCATGCCGACCATAGCCACACTCGAAGGTTCGGGAACGAACGAGTTGCAAGCCTGGACATAGCAGGCGCAAATGCCGAAGTGAAAGACGGCCCAATCGACGGTCGTCGCCGAGGTGACGCCGTTTACGGGAATCACGAACGAAACAGGCCCGGACAGGAATGCGTTGTTGTCCGAATTGCCAGCAATCGTGGAATTGGCATTCGTGTACTTTGTACCGCTGGCAGGTCCGATGATCGAGTGATCGTCCATGCCATCGGGAAGCATGAGTTGCATGCTTTGGCCGTCAAGCAGTATTTCCCAACCGGTGGGGACCGACGCACCATCGCTGAACGTCTTGTTCGAGTTGACCGTGCGCTCGACGCCGGCGCTGGCACCGATCGTGGTGCTGGTCTTGAGATCGTCCAGGGCAAAAGAGACGCCACTGATGACTTGAGAGATGTCGCTGATTTTGGTTTCCAAGTTTTCCAGCGTAACCGTGACTTCATTCGGGCCCGTCACGAATGTCACCTGGGCATCCACCGGCCTGCCACCGACCGTGTTGTTGGCGGTCGTATAAGTGATCGTGCCGGCCTGGGCCGTGATTGCCGATCCGAACAGGAGAGCGAAAAAGGCAATGACACCAGGATTTTTTGTCGAATTCATGAGACGCTCCGTGTGTTAACTACGGGAAAACGAAATTGCCAATCCGCGGGCGCGCAGGCGCCTGCGGGTAAACGATCGTGCACATCACGTCGTTTTCCAGTTGCCGGTTACGGAAGCGCGCAGCAGGAGCGCAGCACCAGACAGCCTGGAAGCCAACGTGAAAGGGCAAGAATTGCCAGAATGAGCCCAGATCAAAACCGCTCGCGCAAGGCGCGCAACCCTACTGGGTTGAAGTTAGCGGCTCGGGCTCGTTTTCATTAGCTGCGCCAAGGAAAAGCAGTAAGAACTTGCACAAATCTCTGTGGAGTCTAAGAAGCGACTCCGGCGAATGCAAGCGGAAAACGACCCTATCCCCCGAGAAATCCCGTGCCAAAAGCCTGTCCACCCCCCTGCAGTTGGCCAAATGGCATATGAGCGTTTTTTGAGCACCGACGGCGCCTTTAAAGTGCCGTCGTCCCCCGCGCTGTGCCGTGGCAACCGCTCAATACTGGCAGCGCCCACTATGAACTTCGTACGGGATGTGCTCCTTCTTCGACTTTCCGGCCTCGTGGCAATGCACGCAATACTTTTGATCCGGCACCTCGCGATGCGCCTTCGTCGAACCGGTGTGTACGTTGTGGCAACTCAGGCACGTCATCGATTCGCGACCGTATAGAACCACGTCGCGCACATTGTCGAGCACGTGCCGATCGGCGGGATTGATTTTCGGATCATCGGCCAGCGCGAGGTCGACTTCGAAATCGCGGAACAAGTTGTCGCCCGCCACGAAATTGTTCGGGTAAGGCAGCCCTGACGATTTCGATTTCCCAAAGCGCACATGACATTGCGCGCAGATCGACGTGACGGCGGCCGCGGAATCTTTGCGCTTCTTGGCCAGCGGCATCAACTTGGCATCGTTGGCATGCTCGGGAGGAGCATCGCCGTGGCAGACGAAACAATCCAGCGACGGGGCGGCGAACGCATGCGTCTCGGGATCGACCGCCGTGGCGTGACAGCCCGCGCATTCGGCGGCGAAGATTTCGGTGTTCCACGTCGGATGGTCGACGTGATCGAGCTTCGCCCGACCGGTGCGCGACAGGCTTGCGCCCGTGGAGAGCAGGTCCAGCTTGCCATACGCCGCGGATCGCTTGAGAAACCGGTTCTCGCGCGTGTCACCAAGGATCAACGGCACCTCGTCGGCCAATGCCTTCGTCGCGGGATTCGCTTTTAGCGCGGCGATCGCCGCATTGTTCCCGTCCGGCTCGCGGATCGTGCGATTGTGTTTATTGTCGCCCCAAGTCGTACCGACCTCGTTGCGATGGCAGAACAGGCATTCGCCACTTTCCATGTACTCGGGAATTTCTTGGCCGACGTGATCCTCGCCCCAGGCGGCCGGATCGAGCTTTTTCACGGCCGGAGCTTCGGCCGCGGTGATTTCCGTTCGCCGTGGCGAACCCATTAGAGCCAGCAACACGAGCGCTACCACAGCCAGAGATCCCCCCACCAATCGCGCGTGCCGAAGCGATGATATTTGCGACATGATGGCTCACGAGTACGAGGGAACACGACGGCAAATGAAATCGGGCGTTCGCGTGTCATTTTCCGCCACACGCGAACGCCCGCAATAGGTTTCCAGCACAATCCGCACAACTAAGGCGGCCCGTCGGGCACGAACGCTCAGGTGTTCGTGTCGTCGCGCACCCAGCCGTAGGCGGCGTTGTCGCGCGCGCCGCCGAAGTTGTCGTAGGCAACCTTCAGCTTCGACAGCTCATCCTTGGGGATGTTCTTGCGCTGCTCGGCCGCGTCGACGCCGTAGATCTTGGCGGCGTTGAGGCCGAAGATGTTGGCCTTGTCTTCCTTCGTCAGCTTCGTGTAGCCGAACTTCTCGCACATTTCGTCCGTGATCTGGAAGCGCTTGAAGGCATCGATCACCCATTGCGGCGATCCCCACCATAAGCAGTCGGTTCCCCACACCACGTGGTCCGAGCCGTAGTACTTGACGTTCTTGCCGATCAAGTGCTGGCACATCTCGGGGTGATAAACCACGAGCGTGCCGAAGCTCGAGCCGATCTCCGGGTAGACGTTATTGATCTGCGGATTGCGCTGCTTGATCTTCATGAGCACGTCGTGCCAGGCGAAATCGCCCGTGGTCGGATCGAATTTCTCAATCAGCGACGCCTGCTCGATGCCCGGCGCGTGCTGCAGCGCCGAATGGTAAATAACGAACGTCAGGTCCGGATTGTCGAGGGCCGCCTTTTCGACGTCCTTCGGGTTGGCCAAATGGCCCAGGGTCTTGGACTGGTACGAAAACCCCTTGTGGACGCTGATCTTCTTGATGCCCAGCTCGCGCGATTTCTCATAGAACGGGTAGGTCAGCTTCTCGTCGTCGAGTTGGAAGCCGTTGCCCGAGCGCCCTGGATCGGTATGGCAATACCATTTCCAGGAGTCGATACCGTACATCTTGACTTCGCGCTCCATCTGTTCGAACAGCGCAGCCTTGTCCTGGCTATTGGTCTTCATGTCCCAATAGTGGTTCGGAGCGCAGTTCCCTTGGCACAGGGCACGCACGCTGCCGGCCATATCGTTGATGTCCTTCTTTCGAGCCGACATCAACCAACTGGGCAGCGGGCCACCGCCGCGTTTCGGCCCTTCGGCCTTGTTTCCCTTGCGGTCGACATGCTGTTCGCGCCCCGGCACACCCGAGATCACGAGCATCGCCGTCTCGCTGTCGAAGAACATTTCCTTGACGAAGTTCGGAAAGGCATACGCCTCGTCCGACTCGTCAAGCTTGAAGCCCATGTTCTTGACGAACTCTTGATTGCGGAAGCCGATGGCCAGGCCGTTGGTGAAGTGGGCCTGGACATCGATGATGAAGTATTCGCTCTTCGGATACTTGTCCTCGTAGGCACCCGGCTCGAGCGTCTCTTCTTCCTTCACGTCCCAGTAGTTGCCGAACACCTTGTTGCTGGCCAAAAAGCACGTGGCCATGCCCATGCTGCTGGCCATGAAGGCGCGGCGTTCCATGCCGAGGTACTTGGCCTTTTCCTCGCCCATGGTGTTGATCAGGTACTCGACCTGTTTTTGCTGCTTGGTCTGCGGGCGTGGAATGAACTCTTCGTTGGAGACGACCTGGGTAGGAACGGGGGAGTCGACCCCCTTTTTCCGGTCCCGGAACCACTTGGGAATCCACATGGGGAACTCCTCCTCGCGACAAAAAGAGAGCGGGTTTGAAATCAGACGAACAAGCCCGCCACGGCCCGATCGACCAATCGAAGAAGCGCTTAGCCGGTTCACCGCTTCGCGCCGCCTGCAACGCCGGTTCGTCGACGAGAAAAGAGGATCGACGACCACCGTGCTCCGGCCGCCAGACGCGGCAGTGAACTTACGCTGGATTATAAGTTCCGCGACGGGCCGGTGCAAAGCGAGCGGAGCCGTTCCCGCTCATCGGCGGCCGCGTGGGGTGCCAATTCGCTGGAGAATCGCGGCGGGTGGGCATTTGAAAAACACGTGACCTGCCCGCAGGACGACCAGCGCGGCCCCGACTTCCACGGCGGCGCCCCACGCTCGATTGCCGTCGGTGAGAAGGGCCATGGCCATTGAATCCGCCATCGCGTATGCCAGGGCGGCAAGGACGAAGCCGTTCAGCCAGCGGCGTCGTTGGCGCATGGCTAGCCATGGATCCTCTCGGCGGTCGCTCATAACCCGGCCTCCGACGATTGGGCTTCCTCAAGCCGGCGCAACTGAGCCACGATCCGTGCCTGCTCCTCGAGCAAGGCATTGAACTGCTGATCGCAGCCGGTGATCGGCGTCGGATAGTTCTTGATTTCCCCGTAGACCCTCTGCTTTTCCGCTTCCAAGTACGCGATGGTTACGTCCGCCTGCCCCGGCAATCGCTGGCAAGGCCGTCCGTGAACCAGTCGGGGAGGCTGTTCTGCCATGGAAATTGCCGCCACAAGCCCGCCAGGCCACGTCTTCTGAGCAGCTTTCATGTTACCACGCCGCCAGACACTGCCGCACCTGATTTCTAGATGGTCGCCCGGCGCGGCTCGGTCGGCAGCAACCGATGGTTGCTAACGAAATCTCGGCCTCGGGCCCGCGATTCCTTCCAGAGCGACCAGCCCCTGGCGAGATGAATTGGAATGTGTTACCCTTCAACGCTTTAGGCGGCGCGGGCTTTGCAGTGTGGACAGGCCGCCGCGGTTCGCGATCGTTGTCTTGCTGAAAGCCCTTAAAGGTCTCTTGCGATGAAACAAGCGATTGCTGGTGTCGCTCCGTCTGAAGTGAGTGAAGTCACGATCATGACCGTCTGGCCGTCGATCGGCATGACCGGCCTGGGGCGATTCCTCGGGCGGGCCTTTGAAAGCCGCCTGGGCGTCGGCAACATCCTCACGCTGGGCAATTTCCTGAAGCTGGCCACGATCCCCGTCACGCTCGGCCTGTTCTTCGCCATGCTGCTAGTGCCGGGCATGAATCGCCGCTATCGGCTGACGAATCGCCGGTTGCTCATCGAGTCGGGCCTCAGCCCCAAGATCCAAAGCGCCGTTTTGCTCGAAGACTTCGACGCCATCGACATCGAAGTGCTGCCCGGGCAAGAGTGGTATCCCTGTGGCGAGATGATCTTTCGCAAGGGCAAGGTCGAAACGTTCCGCCTCTCGGCCGTCCCGCGCCCCGAAGCATTCGCTCAAGTGTGTCTGAAGGCGCAGCGAGCGCACGCGTCGGTGAAAAGCGTCATGGCCCATCAAACGCCGGTCACCGTATAAGGCCACGAGCCCTCTGTACCTCCCTCCCTTTCAGGGAGGATCGAGGGAGGGTGCAAACGCTCCGTTACATTCGAGGCCCAGATTCAGGGCCTGGTGCCGCGCAACACGGCTATTCGGCCACCAACTGCTCGGTGACCTCGACCAGTCCGGCGTCGATATATTGCCCGCCACCCGTCTGGTGGCAATGGATGGCCAGTATGTTCTCGCCGGCGCGCAGCGCCGCGCGAGCTTTTGGCGCGATCGACACCAATTCATAATCGGTCGAGTAGCCGGTTACCTTGGCCGCCAGTACGCCGTTTAAGTAGATATCGGCGTCCTCGTCGTGATGCAGCCGCAGGAAGACGTTCTCACGATCGACGTCGCCGAGCGTAAAACGCCGGCGCAGCCAGATGTCAGAGGTGTTCCACACCGTGCCGACGACCGCGCCGGGTGTGTCACTGGTGCCGAAGCCGCCCGGGGCGTCGCTCCAACTTTTGTCGTCGAACTCCGGCAGTGCCCACTTCGTCGAAGGCGTATTGAGCGTGTACAGCCAGTGCTGCGGGGTTTGCTTCGAAGTCGGCACGAGCAACCGCACCGACGGAGGGGGTAGATAGAGCCTGGCTGCGGCGGCCGCGGCCGCGTGCTCGTCGACCTTGATCACATCGCGATCGTACGTCATCAGGCCGTTGACTTCGATTTCGACATCCGTGGTCTGCGTGTATACCGCGGCGCTAAGGCCCGGATCGGCAATCAGCGGGCGCAAGCCATCGATCAGTTTCAGGTAACCATCGTTCAACTCTTCTTTCGATGACAGATTGCGATAGCCCCAATTCTTTTCGTTCTGCCAGGTGTGCCCCACCAGCGGCAGCCCCAGGCCACCAAATTCGCCAAGCACTGCCGCGCGATCATCCTCGGGCGCCGGCGAGCCCGGCCCGGGGTAGACGTGAATATCGTGGACGTCTCCTGTTTGCATGTCGTTCCAGCCGCTCGCGCCGCAAACGAGCCGCGATGGGTCGAGTTCTTCCGCGAAGCGCGTCATCCGCGCCGTGTCGTACTGCCCCCACCCTTCGTTGAAGACGACCCACATCACGATCGACGGATGGTTGATGTGCGTCTCGATCATTCGCGTCAGTTCGCTTTCGAACTGTTGGGCCGAGTCGGCCGTGCGCTTCAACTCTCCCTTGCCCGAGGCCACCGAGCGATCGCCGCTGGGCATGTCTTGCCAGACCAGCAGCCCCATCTTGTCGCACCAGTAGTACCAGCGCTCGGGCTCGACCTTCACGTGCTTGCGCACCATGTTGAAGCCGAGCCGCTTGGTCACTTCCAGATCGAAGCGCTGTGCGGCATCGCTGGGTGCGGTGTAAAGACCGTCGGGCCAGAAGCCCTGGTCAAGCGGTCCGTATTGAAACAGGGCGCTGCCGTTGAGCAGCAAACGCATGGTGCCCTGCGGCCCCTTGCCAATGGAAATATCGCGCATGCCGAAGTAGCTATCGACCGCATCGCTTTCGCGCTCGACGTCGCCGATGACCACTTTTAGGCCATAGAGAAACGGATCGGCGGGGCTCCAGGGATGTGGGTCGGGCAGGGCCAGCTCGACCGTCTGGCCGATCTTGCCCGTGCCGGTCGCAACCGGCTCCTCGCCCGACAGAGCGGTCAACCGCACCGGTAAATCTTCGGCGGCGGCCGAGCCCTGCACCGTCACACGCACGACTCCCGCCTTTAAATCGGGCACGATGCGTAGCGATGTCACGTGCTCGTCGGGCACCGGCTCGAGCCACACGGTCTGCCAGATGCCGGTCGTCGGGGTGTACCAGATGCCGTGCGGTTTGCGCACTTGCTTGCCGCGCGGTTGAGTGCCCGCATCCGTGGGGTCATAGACGCCGACAATCAGCTCTTGCTCTCCGCCGTCGACGAGCGCGCCGGTAATGTCGAAATCAAAGGGATCGTAGCCACCGCGGTGCGAGCCGATCTTCTTGCCGTTCACCCACACCGTGGTGTCCCAATCGACGGCGCCGAAATGCAGCAGGATGTGCTTGCCGGACCAGGCCTGCGGCACGGAGAACTTCCGCCGATACCAGACGCGTTCGGCATTTTTCATTACGCCGGAAAGCGCCGATTCGACCGGAAACGGGACCAGGATCTGTTGCGTCAACTGCTTGCCGATCGGTGGATTCGCGTCGCGCCCCGCCACGGCGAATTGCCACAGCCCGTTGAGGTTGTGCCACTGCCGGCGGACCATCTGCGGCCTGGGGTATTCGGTCCAGACCTTGTCGGGCCGAACCTCTTTGGCAAAACGGGTCAAGAGCGGGCCGGCTGCCGGCTTCCAGTCGTCGGCCACGGCCGGCCGCGCGACGATCAACAACGACAAAAAAAAGAGGCCACACACGAAGCGTCGGCGCATCGAGAATCGCTCCTAGCCGGGAAGAATGAATCGATGACAAGCGTGTCGCGGCCGGCTGCTGACGGTAGCACGCAGCCAGCGTCTTCCAGGCTAGCTCAGCCAGCCCCCGGCTTCAATGAGCGAGGAATGCAGTGGCCTGGCCTGAACTTGCCAATGATTCACTCCCAACGAGCACGTGTCGGTGCAGAAAAGAGGAGCAAACAGCACTTAGCGCGCGGCCTCGGCCACCGACGGCTGCCGCTCGATGCGATACAAGTGCGTATTGGTGCGCAGGAACATTGCTTGCCCGACAACGGCCGGCGACGCCAGGATTCGTCCCTCGAGTTTATTGCGCGACACCTCGTTCAGCTTGTCGCCGGCGGCGAGAACGACGCTGTCCCCCTCCTCGGAAAAGAAGTAGATATGCCCATCATTCGCGATGGGGCTGGCCGAAAAGTTTCCCCCCAGTCGCGATTTGTAGCGCTCCTTGCCCGTGGCCGCGTCCAGGCACGTCACAACTCCCTGGTCGCTCACCATGAACACGTGCTTTCCAACGACAACCGGGGACGGATTGGCCGGCACCTGTGCCTTCACGCGCCACACGACGTTTGTCTCTGTGATATCGCCAGCCCCCTCGGGTCTGATGGCCCACAGTTGTGGCTTCATGTAGCCGGTGTCGATGATCAAGAGACCGTCGGCCATTACGGGCCGCGGAACGTTCGAGAATCCTTCAAAGTCGACGTGCCAAAGCTCAATGCCCGTCGCTGGATCGTAACCGTAGGCACGATCGGCAGCGGTGCTGACGACTTGCGTCTTGCCGGCCACGTCAATCGCCAAGGGAGTTGAGTATGCCTTGCGAAAATCGGTGTTCGGATTCTTGCTGCCGCTACGATCGGTTTTCCAGACCTGTTGACCGGTGCGCTTGTCGAGTGCCGCGATGTACTGATGGTCGATGCCGTCGCAATGCACGATCAGCAGGTCACCCACCAGGATCGGCGTGCTGCCAGGCCCTTCCTTGTGATCGATCTTCAACTCGCGATTGGTCCACAGCACTTCGCCCGATTCGCTTTTGAGGCAGGCCGTCCCGTATGTGCCGAAGTGAACCCATAGGTGGTCTCCTTCGATGATCGGACTGGGGGATGCGTAGCTGTTCTTGGCGTTGATCTTTTCCGGATCGTCGACCGCGAACACCTCCACATCGTAGATCGTACGGCCGCTCGCGCGATCGAGGCAGATCGCCCGCATCGAATGGCCGTCGTCGAGCGCCGTGGTCAGCCAGATGCGGCTGCCGAGAATCACGGGCGAGGACCAGCCGCGGCCGGGAATGGAAACCTTCCAGGCGATATTCTCGTCTTCGCTCCAGCTCGTCGGCAGATTCGAGGCATCGGTATGGCCTTGCCCGTCCGGCCCGCGAAACTGCGGCCAGGAATCGCCCGCCACGGCCGTGTGTGCGGCCAAAACTGCGCAGAGAACGAGGCAAAGTCGCATGAAAGGGATTCCTCGATCCGATTACGGTGGGTTTCAAGGCGGGCGGTGCGAGCGGACGTTTTAGGATACCTTCGGCCGGCGGCACCTGCCAGGCGGCGCGCAGCGTGCGACCGGGGTACCAGGATTATTCTGCGTCGTCGCGCTGTCCAGTGAT includes the following:
- a CDS encoding glycoside hydrolase family 2 TIM barrel-domain containing protein — its product is MRRRFVCGLFFLSLLIVARPAVADDWKPAAGPLLTRFAKEVRPDKVWTEYPRPQMVRRQWHNLNGLWQFAVAGRDANPPIGKQLTQQILVPFPVESALSGVMKNAERVWYRRKFSVPQAWSGKHILLHFGAVDWDTTVWVNGKKIGSHRGGYDPFDFDITGALVDGGEQELIVGVYDPTDAGTQPRGKQVRKPHGIWYTPTTGIWQTVWLEPVPDEHVTSLRIVPDLKAGVVRVTVQGSAAAEDLPVRLTALSGEEPVATGTGKIGQTVELALPDPHPWSPADPFLYGLKVVIGDVERESDAVDSYFGMRDISIGKGPQGTMRLLLNGSALFQYGPLDQGFWPDGLYTAPSDAAQRFDLEVTKRLGFNMVRKHVKVEPERWYYWCDKMGLLVWQDMPSGDRSVASGKGELKRTADSAQQFESELTRMIETHINHPSIVMWVVFNEGWGQYDTARMTRFAEELDPSRLVCGASGWNDMQTGDVHDIHVYPGPGSPAPEDDRAAVLGEFGGLGLPLVGHTWQNEKNWGYRNLSSKEELNDGYLKLIDGLRPLIADPGLSAAVYTQTTDVEIEVNGLMTYDRDVIKVDEHAAAAAAARLYLPPPSVRLLVPTSKQTPQHWLYTLNTPSTKWALPEFDDKSWSDAPGGFGTSDTPGAVVGTVWNTSDIWLRRRFTLGDVDRENVFLRLHHDEDADIYLNGVLAAKVTGYSTDYELVSIAPKARAALRAGENILAIHCHQTGGGQYIDAGLVEVTEQLVAE
- a CDS encoding PH domain-containing protein → MKQAIAGVAPSEVSEVTIMTVWPSIGMTGLGRFLGRAFESRLGVGNILTLGNFLKLATIPVTLGLFFAMLLVPGMNRRYRLTNRRLLIESGLSPKIQSAVLLEDFDAIDIEVLPGQEWYPCGEMIFRKGKVETFRLSAVPRPEAFAQVCLKAQRAHASVKSVMAHQTPVTV
- a CDS encoding amidohydrolase family protein, which produces MWIPKWFRDRKKGVDSPVPTQVVSNEEFIPRPQTKQQKQVEYLINTMGEEKAKYLGMERRAFMASSMGMATCFLASNKVFGNYWDVKEEETLEPGAYEDKYPKSEYFIIDVQAHFTNGLAIGFRNQEFVKNMGFKLDESDEAYAFPNFVKEMFFDSETAMLVISGVPGREQHVDRKGNKAEGPKRGGGPLPSWLMSARKKDINDMAGSVRALCQGNCAPNHYWDMKTNSQDKAALFEQMEREVKMYGIDSWKWYCHTDPGRSGNGFQLDDEKLTYPFYEKSRELGIKKISVHKGFSYQSKTLGHLANPKDVEKAALDNPDLTFVIYHSALQHAPGIEQASLIEKFDPTTGDFAWHDVLMKIKQRNPQINNVYPEIGSSFGTLVVYHPEMCQHLIGKNVKYYGSDHVVWGTDCLWWGSPQWVIDAFKRFQITDEMCEKFGYTKLTKEDKANIFGLNAAKIYGVDAAEQRKNIPKDELSKLKVAYDNFGGARDNAAYGWVRDDTNT
- a CDS encoding PEP-CTERM sorting domain-containing protein, with the translated sequence MNSTKNPGVIAFFALLFGSAITAQAGTITYTTANNTVGGRPVDAQVTFVTGPNEVTVTLENLETKISDISQVISGVSFALDDLKTSTTIGASAGVERTVNSNKTFSDGASVPTGWEILLDGQSMQLMLPDGMDDHSIIGPASGTKYTNANSTIAGNSDNNAFLSGPVSFVIPVNGVTSATTVDWAVFHFGICACYVQACNSFVPEPSSVAMVGMALGCGAIAAWRRRRA
- a CDS encoding PQQ-binding-like beta-propeller repeat protein — protein: MRLCLVLCAVLAAHTAVAGDSWPQFRGPDGQGHTDASNLPTSWSEDENIAWKVSIPGRGWSSPVILGSRIWLTTALDDGHSMRAICLDRASGRTIYDVEVFAVDDPEKINAKNSYASPSPIIEGDHLWVHFGTYGTACLKSESGEVLWTNRELKIDHKEGPGSTPILVGDLLIVHCDGIDHQYIAALDKRTGQQVWKTDRSGSKNPNTDFRKAYSTPLAIDVAGKTQVVSTAADRAYGYDPATGIELWHVDFEGFSNVPRPVMADGLLIIDTGYMKPQLWAIRPEGAGDITETNVVWRVKAQVPANPSPVVVGKHVFMVSDQGVVTCLDAATGKERYKSRLGGNFSASPIANDGHIYFFSEEGDSVVLAAGDKLNEVSRNKLEGRILASPAVVGQAMFLRTNTHLYRIERQPSVAEAAR